CATGATCAtcgtccacatccacatccacatcctcaaTGCCCGCATCATCCGGCAGCGGCTGCTCGTCCTCGTCCACCTCCATCACCGCGTCGCCCTCGTCGTCGTCCACCAGGATGACCATGGGATCCTCCGGCTCCTCGACAGGATCCACCGCCACCACCGCACCGCCCTCCACGTCCATGATTTTCAGCTCGTGCGTCGCCGACGCCAGCGTTTCGGAATTCGCAGACGCCATTTTGAGACCGGCGTCCCCTGAACCCACCGAGTTTTTCGCCTGCCCGCCGTTCTCCTGATCCATCGCCAGGTGCTCCAGGTCGCTGGTTATCCAGGCACTTTGCTCTCTGCTTTGCCAGCCGTCTCGCAATCACAGCATGCGTTGAAAACTTAAACAAATGGCGAAAATTGCAAGCGAAACTCGAGTGCAATTTTTTAAGTCGCTGTCGAGTATGACCGTTTCGCCGCATTAAACCGGCGGGCTGCGAACCGAATACTAAAAGTGAAAGGAAAATACCAAAGATGCAATGGTGGCTTCCCACTGATCATGATCGAAAGTGATCGTCACACTGTGGCAGCATTTTGAAAACTGGtgatcatttgcatttttaaaatcaaaaccgtTTTGCTGAAGtcgaaaaatatatagaaaaagaaaatcaaaattcTTTAAGTTTAAGTGACAATATAGGACGAAATATAAGTTACTTTAGTTTTTcacacattttaaattgctcatttaaagtttactttagacttttattttcctaaacttaaataaaaggCGGCTTAGTTCaagaacatttaaataaattaattggatGACAGCTCTAAACAAATGCCGTTTTAACTTACTTTAAGTGACAATATATTAcatcatatattttattctagCTTTTAATCacactttttaaattgctcatttaaaatctacttttgactttaatttatctaaacttaaataaacaaaggTTTAATTCAAgagcatttaaataaattagctTAACAACCCTAAGCAAATCGCGCTTTGTGATATTTCCTATAGAACCGCAACACggtcatatcattttgattttgtttatattttggaaaataactTCCGAAATGTCTAACCTCCAGCTAACTCAGGAAAAACTGTGAGTATTTTGATTCCCCTAAGCAGGAACTATAGCTCACAGACTCTATATCCCACCAGAGATGCCCTACGCTCCGAATACAGGCCACGCCGGCCGTGCGCCCTGCTGAAATACCCGCGACCCAAGACGAAGCCCGAGTACCAGGCGATTTACCCCTGGCTGCTCCCGGATGAAACGGATCCGCACTTCGTCTTCTGCGCCGTCTGCGAGTGCAGGCTCAGCTGCAAGAGATCGGATCTGGGGAAGCACGAGGGCAGCATCAAGCACTCGGAAAATGCCCAGCGAAAAGCATTGCCGGTAAAAGAAAACCATCCGGAGGCGGAAGGCCTTGGATCCGGCGTGATGAAGTGGGAGTAcaacgaggacgaggagggtCTGCTACCATATAGTGCAGATGCCCCAGACGACGagacggaggaggaggagggcgaGCCGGACGAAACCGAGGCGGATTGcgaggacgacgaggagcagcagcctCAGGAACTGGAGGCCCACAACGATCTCGAAACGCAGCCGCCCGCCATCAAGCAGCAGCGTCGCATCTCGGAGACGGACTCACAGCATTCCGGCATGCTGGACTATCTGCCGCTCCATGTGACCATCAACGAGTTGCCTGCGAGTGTTCCGTCCACTGTCGCCTATCCCACCTCTTCCACGGCAACAACAGCGGCCACGCCCTGCAGGATTACCATTAAAAAAGTGCCCGCGCCCAGTACTCCGCCCAATGCGATTTGCCAGGCCCAGGAGATCAGTTCCAAGGCCACCATTACGCCGATACACACCACGCCCTCCTACGCCGCCCGGCAGCTGCAATCCTATCAGCTGCAGCAGGTGTCGCCCATAACGCCACCGCGCGACTCCCTCGAACTCTTCTTCGACAGCATTTGCGCCACCGTCAAGAGTCTGCCGCCCAAACTGGCCACCGAGGGCAAGATCCGGGTGATGCAGCTCATCGGGGAGCTGGAACTGCGCGCCCTCGGCGAGCAGGAGGCATCTTCTCAGGCCGCCGGACATCAGGGTCTCGATCTCGCCGGAAGCTCGCCGTCCGGAGCAGCCGAAGCGCCGGGCAGTGGTCAGCAGAACGCCACGGTGGCCTCCACCACCAAATGAACTTAACAAAACCGGAAAGCGGTTTCAAAACCAGGCTCAAGTTGGCGAGCTAGAATTTCTAGTGCtttcattttgaaattttgttaacTGATTTTCTTGaataaagttatttattaGTTGTTGTATGTTTCGATTCCCTTTAATTGTTGAGATATATAAGTCTGATAAtggcaaattttaaaacttttttatatatcagAAACTCAATTAGCTGCCCTGTAATCAATCCATGTAGAACATTAATTGAATGATGgtagtaataataattttggtcgaccatatctttttaaatttatcataagGGAACTCACTAGCCCTGATAAGGTAATACAAATTATCTTTGtctcaaacaaataaaaagttagATAATAAGTTTATCGCATGATTTTTATGTACGTTCCCGCTTTATCAAAGGAATTTCCCAATAGTACAATTTTAAGAAATGCACTACAGAGGATTTATAAATATCAGTTAATAAAtctttatttgtaaaaatgtaaaagtgatcgaaataaaaaagtgttaTAAGTAAGGCACTTAGTTAATTAATATGCAGAAAGCGTCCCTCTTAGAAGGCAGGTTTTCCCTCCAGCATGGCTTTTCCGCAGTAGAACGGAAATTGCACTCCCTGGAGTAGAATATCCGCTATGCCCTGCAAGTAATAACGAAACGAATCGGTTAGTTTTTCTAGGGAGTGGGTGCGAGTTGGCCTGAAATCAGGGCCAGATATCGGTGTTGCCCATAAGCCCCGCTAGTGGGTGTGATAAGTCCGCGAAATGACTAATTGGTTAAAAATCTGAACGGTCCGATAACGAAAGTGCCTCATGCAACTTACTGGTAAAACTTGACTCACACCCCAAATGAAGGCAATCATATAACCACTTACCGTAAGGGCGGGAATGCAGGAGGCAAATGCGTAGACCCAAATGTAGCAGAAGGCGCAGAAGAATGCCACGAAGAAAGAGACGAACCAGAAGACCAGCAGCCAGAAGATGAACCACAGTGGATTGGGCATCGTGATGAGTGGTGTTGTTTGTTCAGAGTTATTTCAGCTGTGCGATAAGATAAATAAAAGCGATCTTATTTAGTGGGTGGGCTAAGAAACGAAGCTTATCAGGCGCCATCTACATGGAGCGGATCTCATTAAAATTTCAAGATATTAGAACACGCTCgtattgaacaattttttttttaaattacgctGATTCCCTCTTAAAAACACATGTCGCAAATTAAAGTAATATAATACGCGTACGCTCCCTAAAAGTAACCAAACAAAACATACCAGATAAGGGATATTCATATTAGCACATgtccaaaataaaactaatttaattaaaagcggTTAAAATACGTCactgtttttttaagcttatttTTTATCACTCTATCAGTGTCCCAATTTAAGATAGCGAATGTCATAACCATTCGGGCAAGTAAATCCTTCAATAAACCCCATTTGTGGCTGAATACTCAACtcatttataaatagtttttagtcATAGATAtgcaatttataattatactaACTCAAGGTTTGAACAAATGTGCCAAAGcttaatttaacaataaaacagtattttgtatttaagcaatGTCTTTCGGTattctaaaattttaaaatatttagcttTCTCCAACAAATAATACGTAACTTTCGTTAAATATTACtaaaatatgcattttttcAGGTTTTTCCATAGCAACTGCATTTGAATGGCTTTCTTCTGCATTTAGATTTCACTTTTGAGTCGTGACAAACATGCAAACGACCGATTTGGGTTGGTTTTCAAACTGATTTTAGAAACACTGACGTCAGAACTGATTGTGCCCAAAAAAAGGCACCTGGCGAAGTGTAAGGCCAAGACCTCGACCGCCGATCTCGTACCGAATTCCATGATCAAGTGCTGATTACAGTCGCCTCAAAACAAATGTCGTCATTATGCAAATTCCTAAAAAGTACTACTTTGATGGGTGTGTCGCCTTAAGTCATCCCCCGTCTTAAGTCATCATAAAAACAATTGCAGATCGCCGACAAACCGGTTGGCACAATTAACACTCGGTGAAATTCAGATTAATTAGACCAGCCGAATCTGAAGTATGTGCCAATTAATAGGCGTACGCCAAAAACTACGCGTACATAAATActttataaatactttttaccGCGCACCCACGTACGATTGAAAACAACTTAACAGCAGAATGCCAGAGAGCCAaagcaaacaataacaaaccAAGTAGTAGTAGATGCGATCGGAGGTCGACGTCCGGGGGATTCGAGAATGGATGGAAGAATGAGGATCGCAAACCGGCGCAACAAGTTGCATGCCCACTACAAACAGGGTTGTCACCGGTCTCTCCCGATGCAGAATTTCGACTAAAAGCTTTGGTAAACAGCTTTTGCTTGCGTGGGCTGATTCTATAGTTTCAAAAATggtacttttaattttataaatttaaattttaaagataattttagtttaatatatatttagaaaataaaataataataaaatgaggctaaatatgttttaaataactatactataattaaaattataactataataataaatcactAATagcttataattataatacttttttagtatttaaacacattttaagctttgtttatatatttctgtctTAACATAACACactatatgaaaaacaacataaataaattattattattttgagttgtattttaaaatagtccCTAAGCGTTATTGTTGATCAAATAGAAACTTTTACAAGTCAAGTGATATTTATGGCATTTTATATTCTGTCTGAACTTGAATGACTTATTTATGTCTTTTGATACGCCCCGTGTTAGTTTgtcttatttataatttttggtatttcaacTTTATGTGTgaataaatggaaaaaagaaaaagaaatagaCTGTTAAAGTATGTGAAATACAGTTGCCAATACCCTTATCACCAGAATTTATCAGTCAAATGTTTGGCCATTCCGTTTATGCCTTTTAGCGCTTATCTTAGCCAGTGCCGCATTCCGTTTCCCGGCCAGCCATCAATCGAAGCTAAGAATAAAAACTTGGCCAACCTCAGCTTCGTTTTGGGAAAGCTCTTCGTGCCGCAAGAGGAATTTCCACCAGACCAGCCGAAAATGGTAAACTGTTATACCCCCTCGTTACTACCAACAACTGTGTGCACACAGCTGAAGGCTAAAAGCTTTATGCGGCTGCTTGTCaatgttttcatatcaaatttcctATAATATGTAGACCCTCCTTCCATTTCCACTCGTAcagcagtgtgtgtgtgagcgtggccaaaaagtttttcatccCGGACGCCGACGCCGCATTTTGCAGCTGTTGTTGTGGTCGGCTGCTGTTTTCTCCGATTCTCCGCATTCTGTTGCGAGTCGTCGGTCACGCTGGTTCCGATTTTCTTCCGGTTGAGAACGAAGGAAAATatgtaaagaaaaaatatatatacctaaaattaataaataagcttaatacatttgaaaatacaatataccccaAACTGGAATCGGTTTTAAAAGAGTTTTCAAATCTTTGCCAAAATATGTAGCATACTGTTTGCTACACAGCAAATCAGCTGTGTGTGAGAGAGGAAAAGAGAGAgctggctgtgtgtgtgtgtgtgtaatacGGACTTGAAACGCGTGCGATCGATTTTCGGTTGTTTcataaaaacaaaccaaaacaatttttgaaaaaaaaaaatagaaaacaaaaaataatctttGGAACTTATTAACCACTAATTAGCAATTAAGAACAACAACATTTTCCAAATTAAGAGCTtgtcaaataaacaaacaaagcgGCCACTTGAGATAATGAAATTTTGTACGGTTCGccagagcaacaacaaatgcGGCAAAGTGTCGCAGGCCAAAGTTTTCGATTTTGATTGCGAACAAAAACAAGCTAAAGCTTCGGGCCAAAaataaagagagagagagggtaTAACAGTCGCTCGAAAGCTGCGAGAGAAAGCGTGGCAGTCCCGCTATTTTGGCGAGCGGGCGAGAGCGGAAAAGCCTTGTCCGTTTTTCCGCGCTTAGcccgtg
This portion of the Drosophila takahashii strain IR98-3 E-12201 chromosome 3R, DtakHiC1v2, whole genome shotgun sequence genome encodes:
- the Ravus gene encoding protein suppressor of variegation 3-7, whose protein sequence is MSNLQLTQEKLDALRSEYRPRRPCALLKYPRPKTKPEYQAIYPWLLPDETDPHFVFCAVCECRLSCKRSDLGKHEGSIKHSENAQRKALPVKENHPEAEGLGSGVMKWEYNEDEEGLLPYSADAPDDETEEEEGEPDETEADCEDDEEQQPQELEAHNDLETQPPAIKQQRRISETDSQHSGMLDYLPLHVTINELPASVPSTVAYPTSSTATTAATPCRITIKKVPAPSTPPNAICQAQEISSKATITPIHTTPSYAARQLQSYQLQQVSPITPPRDSLELFFDSICATVKSLPPKLATEGKIRVMQLIGELELRALGEQEASSQAAGHQGLDLAGSSPSGAAEAPGSGQQNATVASTTK
- the LOC108059808 gene encoding uncharacterized protein, with product MPNPLWFIFWLLVFWFVSFFVAFFCAFCYIWVYAFASCIPALTGIADILLQGVQFPFYCGKAMLEGKPAF